One Peromyscus leucopus breed LL Stock chromosome 4, UCI_PerLeu_2.1, whole genome shotgun sequence genomic region harbors:
- the Nsmf gene encoding NMDA receptor synaptonuclear signaling and neuronal migration factor isoform X6, with protein sequence MGAAASRRRALRSEAMSSVAAKVRAARAFGEYLSQSHPENRNGADHLLADAYSGHDGSPEMQPAPQNKRRLSLVSNGRYEGSISEEAVHGKPAPEGPQPRVYTISREPALLPGSEAEAIELAVVKGRRQRERRPHHHSQPLRASPGSSREDISRPCQSWAGSRQGSKECPGCAQLVPGPSPRAFGLEQPPLPEASGRHKKLERMYSVDRVSDEVPIRTWFPKENLFSFQTATTTMQAISNFRKHLRMVGSRRVKAQSSDLQSSHCTLDEACEDLDWDTEKGLEAMACNTEGFLPPKVMLISSKVPKAEYIPTIIRRDDPSIIPILYDHEHATFEDILEEIEKKLNIYHKGAKIWKMLIFCQGGPGHLYLLKNKVATFAKVEKEEDMIHFWKRLSRLMSKVNPEPNVIHIMGCYILGNPNGEKLFQNLRTLMTPYKVTFESPLELSAQGKQMIETYFDFRLYRLWKSRQHSKLLDFDDVL encoded by the exons ATGGGTGCCGCCGCCTCCAGGAGGAGGGCGCTGAGGAGCGAGGCCATGTCCTCGGTAGCGGCCAAAGTAAG AGCAGCCCGAGCGTTTGGAGAGTACCTGTCCCAGAGTCACCCTGAGAACCGCAACGGTGCAG ACCACCTGCTGGCTGACGCCTACTCTGGCCACGACGGGTCCCCCGAGATGCAGCCTGCCCCCCAGAACAAGCGCCGCCTCTCTCTCGTCTCCAATGGCCGCTATGAGGGCAGCATCTCAGAGGAGGCAGTCCACGGGAAGCCGGCTCCAGAGGGCCCTCAGCCCCGTGTGTACACCATCTCTCGAGAGCCAGCCCTGCTGCCCGGCTCTGAAGCTGAAGCCATTGAGCTGGCAGTGGTAAAGGGGCGGAGGCAGCGGGAGCGGCGCCCTCACCACCATAGCCAGCCCCTGCGTGCCAGCCCGGGCAGCAGCCGTGAGGACATCAGCAGGCCCTGCCAAAGCTGGGCAGGCAGCCGCCAGGGCTCCAAAGAATGCCCAGGATGTGCCCAGCTGGTCCCTGGTCCCTCCCCTCGGGCCTTTGGGCTGGAACAGCCACCTCTACCTGAGGCTTCTGGCCGCCACAAGAAGCTGGAGAGGATGTATAGTGTTGATCGAGTGTCTG ATGAGGTCCCCATCCGTACCTGGTTCCCCAAGGAAAACCTTTTCAGCTTCCAGACGGCAACCACAACTATGCAAGC CATCTC GAACTTCCGCAAACACCTGCGCATGGTTGGCAGTCGGCGGGTGAAGGCCCAGA GCAGTGACCTGCAGAGCTCACACTGTACCCTGGATGAGGCTTGTGAGGACCTGgactgggacacagagaaaggcCTGGAGGCCATGGCCTGTAACACTGAGGGCTTCTTGCCACCCAAGGTCATG CTGATCTCCTCCAAGGTGCCAAAAGCCGAGTACATCCCTACCATCATCCGCCGGGATGATCCCTCCATCATCCCCATCCTCTAC GACCATGAGCATGCAACATTCGAGGACATCCTGG AGGAGATAGAGAAGAAACTGAACATCTACCACAAAGGGGCCAAGATCTGGAAGATGCTGATTTTCTGCCAG GGCGGCCCTGGACACCTTTATTTGCTCAAGAACAAGGTGGCCACCTTTGCCaaagtggagaaggaagaggacatgatCCA CTTCTGGAAGAGATTGAGCCGCCTGATGAGCAAAGTGAACCCAGAGCCGAATGTCATCCATATCATGGGCTGCTACATTCTGGGGAACCCCAACGGGGAGAAG TTATTCCAGAACCTCAGGACCCTCATGACTCCTTACAAGGTTACCTTTGAGTCACCCCTGGAGCTGTCTGCCCAAG ggaaGCAGATGATTGAGACCTACTTCGACTTCCGGCTTTATCGCCTGTGGAAGAGCCGCCAGCACTCAAAACTGCTGGACTTTGATGACGTCCTGTGA
- the Nsmf gene encoding NMDA receptor synaptonuclear signaling and neuronal migration factor isoform X5, translating to MGAAASRRRALRSEAMSSVAAKVRAARAFGEYLSQSHPENRNGADHLLADAYSGHDGSPEMQPAPQNKRRLSLVSNGRYEGSISEEAVHGKPAPEGPQPRVYTISREPALLPGSEAEAIELAVVKGRRQRERRPHHHSQPLRASPGSSREDISRPCQSWAGSRQGSKECPGCAQLVPGPSPRAFGLEQPPLPEASGRHKKLERMYSVDRVSDEVPIRTWFPKENLFSFQTATTTMQAVFRGYAERKRRKRENDSASVIQRNFRKHLRMVGSRRVKAQSSDLQSSHCTLDEACEDLDWDTEKGLEAMACNTEGFLPPKVMLISSKVPKAEYIPTIIRRDDPSIIPILYDHEHATFEDILEEIEKKLNIYHKGAKIWKMLIFCQGGPGHLYLLKNKVATFAKVEKEEDMIHFWKRLSRLMSKVNPEPNVIHIMGCYILGNPNGEKLFQNLRTLMTPYKVTFESPLELSAQGKQMIETYFDFRLYRLWKSRQHSKLLDFDDVL from the exons ATGGGTGCCGCCGCCTCCAGGAGGAGGGCGCTGAGGAGCGAGGCCATGTCCTCGGTAGCGGCCAAAGTAAG AGCAGCCCGAGCGTTTGGAGAGTACCTGTCCCAGAGTCACCCTGAGAACCGCAACGGTGCAG ACCACCTGCTGGCTGACGCCTACTCTGGCCACGACGGGTCCCCCGAGATGCAGCCTGCCCCCCAGAACAAGCGCCGCCTCTCTCTCGTCTCCAATGGCCGCTATGAGGGCAGCATCTCAGAGGAGGCAGTCCACGGGAAGCCGGCTCCAGAGGGCCCTCAGCCCCGTGTGTACACCATCTCTCGAGAGCCAGCCCTGCTGCCCGGCTCTGAAGCTGAAGCCATTGAGCTGGCAGTGGTAAAGGGGCGGAGGCAGCGGGAGCGGCGCCCTCACCACCATAGCCAGCCCCTGCGTGCCAGCCCGGGCAGCAGCCGTGAGGACATCAGCAGGCCCTGCCAAAGCTGGGCAGGCAGCCGCCAGGGCTCCAAAGAATGCCCAGGATGTGCCCAGCTGGTCCCTGGTCCCTCCCCTCGGGCCTTTGGGCTGGAACAGCCACCTCTACCTGAGGCTTCTGGCCGCCACAAGAAGCTGGAGAGGATGTATAGTGTTGATCGAGTGTCTG ATGAGGTCCCCATCCGTACCTGGTTCCCCAAGGAAAACCTTTTCAGCTTCCAGACGGCAACCACAACTATGCAAGC GGTATTCAGGGGCTACGCGGAGAGGAAGCGTCGGAAACGGGAGAATGATTCCGCGTCTGTAATCCAGAG GAACTTCCGCAAACACCTGCGCATGGTTGGCAGTCGGCGGGTGAAGGCCCAGA GCAGTGACCTGCAGAGCTCACACTGTACCCTGGATGAGGCTTGTGAGGACCTGgactgggacacagagaaaggcCTGGAGGCCATGGCCTGTAACACTGAGGGCTTCTTGCCACCCAAGGTCATG CTGATCTCCTCCAAGGTGCCAAAAGCCGAGTACATCCCTACCATCATCCGCCGGGATGATCCCTCCATCATCCCCATCCTCTAC GACCATGAGCATGCAACATTCGAGGACATCCTGG AGGAGATAGAGAAGAAACTGAACATCTACCACAAAGGGGCCAAGATCTGGAAGATGCTGATTTTCTGCCAG GGCGGCCCTGGACACCTTTATTTGCTCAAGAACAAGGTGGCCACCTTTGCCaaagtggagaaggaagaggacatgatCCA CTTCTGGAAGAGATTGAGCCGCCTGATGAGCAAAGTGAACCCAGAGCCGAATGTCATCCATATCATGGGCTGCTACATTCTGGGGAACCCCAACGGGGAGAAG TTATTCCAGAACCTCAGGACCCTCATGACTCCTTACAAGGTTACCTTTGAGTCACCCCTGGAGCTGTCTGCCCAAG ggaaGCAGATGATTGAGACCTACTTCGACTTCCGGCTTTATCGCCTGTGGAAGAGCCGCCAGCACTCAAAACTGCTGGACTTTGATGACGTCCTGTGA
- the Nsmf gene encoding NMDA receptor synaptonuclear signaling and neuronal migration factor isoform X2, with product MGAAASRRRALRSEAMSSVAAKVRAARAFGEYLSQSHPENRNGADHLLADAYSGHDGSPEMQPAPQNKRRLSLVSNGRYEGSISEEAVHGKPAPEGPQPRVYTISREPALLPGSEAEAIELAVVKGRRQRERRPHHHSQPLRASPGSSREDISRPCQSWAGSRQGSKECPGCAQLVPGPSPRAFGLEQPPLPEASGRHKKLERMYSVDRVSDEVPIRTWFPKENLFSFQTATTTMQAVFRGYAERKRRKRENDSASVIQRNFRKHLRMVGSRRVKAQTFAERRERSFSRSWSDPTPMKADTSHDSRDSSDLQSSHCTLDEACEDLDWDTEKGLEAMACNTEGFLPPKVMLISSKVPKAEYIPTIIRRDDPSIIPILYDHEHATFEDILEEIEKKLNIYHKGAKIWKMLIFCQGGPGHLYLLKNKVATFAKVEKEEDMIHFWKRLSRLMSKVNPEPNVIHIMGCYILGNPNGEKLFQNLRTLMTPYKVTFESPLELSAQGKQMIETYFDFRLYRLWKSRQHSKLLDFDDVL from the exons ATGGGTGCCGCCGCCTCCAGGAGGAGGGCGCTGAGGAGCGAGGCCATGTCCTCGGTAGCGGCCAAAGTAAG AGCAGCCCGAGCGTTTGGAGAGTACCTGTCCCAGAGTCACCCTGAGAACCGCAACGGTGCAG ACCACCTGCTGGCTGACGCCTACTCTGGCCACGACGGGTCCCCCGAGATGCAGCCTGCCCCCCAGAACAAGCGCCGCCTCTCTCTCGTCTCCAATGGCCGCTATGAGGGCAGCATCTCAGAGGAGGCAGTCCACGGGAAGCCGGCTCCAGAGGGCCCTCAGCCCCGTGTGTACACCATCTCTCGAGAGCCAGCCCTGCTGCCCGGCTCTGAAGCTGAAGCCATTGAGCTGGCAGTGGTAAAGGGGCGGAGGCAGCGGGAGCGGCGCCCTCACCACCATAGCCAGCCCCTGCGTGCCAGCCCGGGCAGCAGCCGTGAGGACATCAGCAGGCCCTGCCAAAGCTGGGCAGGCAGCCGCCAGGGCTCCAAAGAATGCCCAGGATGTGCCCAGCTGGTCCCTGGTCCCTCCCCTCGGGCCTTTGGGCTGGAACAGCCACCTCTACCTGAGGCTTCTGGCCGCCACAAGAAGCTGGAGAGGATGTATAGTGTTGATCGAGTGTCTG ATGAGGTCCCCATCCGTACCTGGTTCCCCAAGGAAAACCTTTTCAGCTTCCAGACGGCAACCACAACTATGCAAGC GGTATTCAGGGGCTACGCGGAGAGGAAGCGTCGGAAACGGGAGAATGATTCCGCGTCTGTAATCCAGAG GAACTTCCGCAAACACCTGCGCATGGTTGGCAGTCGGCGGGTGAAGGCCCAGA CGTTCGCCGAGCGGCGCGAACGGAGCTTCAGCCGGTCCTGGAGCGACCCCACCCCTATGAAAGCCGACACCTCCCACGACTCCCGAGACA GCAGTGACCTGCAGAGCTCACACTGTACCCTGGATGAGGCTTGTGAGGACCTGgactgggacacagagaaaggcCTGGAGGCCATGGCCTGTAACACTGAGGGCTTCTTGCCACCCAAGGTCATG CTGATCTCCTCCAAGGTGCCAAAAGCCGAGTACATCCCTACCATCATCCGCCGGGATGATCCCTCCATCATCCCCATCCTCTAC GACCATGAGCATGCAACATTCGAGGACATCCTGG AGGAGATAGAGAAGAAACTGAACATCTACCACAAAGGGGCCAAGATCTGGAAGATGCTGATTTTCTGCCAG GGCGGCCCTGGACACCTTTATTTGCTCAAGAACAAGGTGGCCACCTTTGCCaaagtggagaaggaagaggacatgatCCA CTTCTGGAAGAGATTGAGCCGCCTGATGAGCAAAGTGAACCCAGAGCCGAATGTCATCCATATCATGGGCTGCTACATTCTGGGGAACCCCAACGGGGAGAAG TTATTCCAGAACCTCAGGACCCTCATGACTCCTTACAAGGTTACCTTTGAGTCACCCCTGGAGCTGTCTGCCCAAG ggaaGCAGATGATTGAGACCTACTTCGACTTCCGGCTTTATCGCCTGTGGAAGAGCCGCCAGCACTCAAAACTGCTGGACTTTGATGACGTCCTGTGA
- the Nsmf gene encoding NMDA receptor synaptonuclear signaling and neuronal migration factor isoform X3, whose product MGAAASRRRALRSEAMSSVAAKVRAARAFGEYLSQSHPENRNGADHLLADAYSGHDGSPEMQPAPQNKRRLSLVSNGRYEGSISEEAVHGKPAPEGPQPRVYTISREPALLPGSEAEAIELAVVKGRRQRERRPHHHSQPLRASPGSSREDISRPCQSWAGSRQGSKECPGCAQLVPGPSPRAFGLEQPPLPEASGRHKKLERMYSVDRVSDEVPIRTWFPKENLFSFQTATTTMQAISNFRKHLRMVGSRRVKAQTFAERRERSFSRSWSDPTPMKADTSHDSRDSSDLQSSHCTLDEACEDLDWDTEKGLEAMACNTEGFLPPKVMLISSKVPKAEYIPTIIRRDDPSIIPILYDHEHATFEDILEEIEKKLNIYHKGAKIWKMLIFCQGGPGHLYLLKNKVATFAKVEKEEDMIHFWKRLSRLMSKVNPEPNVIHIMGCYILGNPNGEKLFQNLRTLMTPYKVTFESPLELSAQGKQMIETYFDFRLYRLWKSRQHSKLLDFDDVL is encoded by the exons ATGGGTGCCGCCGCCTCCAGGAGGAGGGCGCTGAGGAGCGAGGCCATGTCCTCGGTAGCGGCCAAAGTAAG AGCAGCCCGAGCGTTTGGAGAGTACCTGTCCCAGAGTCACCCTGAGAACCGCAACGGTGCAG ACCACCTGCTGGCTGACGCCTACTCTGGCCACGACGGGTCCCCCGAGATGCAGCCTGCCCCCCAGAACAAGCGCCGCCTCTCTCTCGTCTCCAATGGCCGCTATGAGGGCAGCATCTCAGAGGAGGCAGTCCACGGGAAGCCGGCTCCAGAGGGCCCTCAGCCCCGTGTGTACACCATCTCTCGAGAGCCAGCCCTGCTGCCCGGCTCTGAAGCTGAAGCCATTGAGCTGGCAGTGGTAAAGGGGCGGAGGCAGCGGGAGCGGCGCCCTCACCACCATAGCCAGCCCCTGCGTGCCAGCCCGGGCAGCAGCCGTGAGGACATCAGCAGGCCCTGCCAAAGCTGGGCAGGCAGCCGCCAGGGCTCCAAAGAATGCCCAGGATGTGCCCAGCTGGTCCCTGGTCCCTCCCCTCGGGCCTTTGGGCTGGAACAGCCACCTCTACCTGAGGCTTCTGGCCGCCACAAGAAGCTGGAGAGGATGTATAGTGTTGATCGAGTGTCTG ATGAGGTCCCCATCCGTACCTGGTTCCCCAAGGAAAACCTTTTCAGCTTCCAGACGGCAACCACAACTATGCAAGC CATCTC GAACTTCCGCAAACACCTGCGCATGGTTGGCAGTCGGCGGGTGAAGGCCCAGA CGTTCGCCGAGCGGCGCGAACGGAGCTTCAGCCGGTCCTGGAGCGACCCCACCCCTATGAAAGCCGACACCTCCCACGACTCCCGAGACA GCAGTGACCTGCAGAGCTCACACTGTACCCTGGATGAGGCTTGTGAGGACCTGgactgggacacagagaaaggcCTGGAGGCCATGGCCTGTAACACTGAGGGCTTCTTGCCACCCAAGGTCATG CTGATCTCCTCCAAGGTGCCAAAAGCCGAGTACATCCCTACCATCATCCGCCGGGATGATCCCTCCATCATCCCCATCCTCTAC GACCATGAGCATGCAACATTCGAGGACATCCTGG AGGAGATAGAGAAGAAACTGAACATCTACCACAAAGGGGCCAAGATCTGGAAGATGCTGATTTTCTGCCAG GGCGGCCCTGGACACCTTTATTTGCTCAAGAACAAGGTGGCCACCTTTGCCaaagtggagaaggaagaggacatgatCCA CTTCTGGAAGAGATTGAGCCGCCTGATGAGCAAAGTGAACCCAGAGCCGAATGTCATCCATATCATGGGCTGCTACATTCTGGGGAACCCCAACGGGGAGAAG TTATTCCAGAACCTCAGGACCCTCATGACTCCTTACAAGGTTACCTTTGAGTCACCCCTGGAGCTGTCTGCCCAAG ggaaGCAGATGATTGAGACCTACTTCGACTTCCGGCTTTATCGCCTGTGGAAGAGCCGCCAGCACTCAAAACTGCTGGACTTTGATGACGTCCTGTGA
- the Nsmf gene encoding NMDA receptor synaptonuclear signaling and neuronal migration factor isoform X1, protein MGAAASRRRALRSEAMSSVAAKVRAARAFGEYLSQSHPENRNGADHLLADAYSGHDGSPEMQPAPQNKRRLSLVSNGRYEGSISEEAVHGKPAPEGPQPRVYTISREPALLPGSEAEAIELAVVKGRRQRERRPHHHSQPLRASPGSSREDISRPCQSWAGSRQGSKECPGCAQLVPGPSPRAFGLEQPPLPEASGRHKKLERMYSVDRVSDEVPIRTWFPKENLFSFQTATTTMQAISVFRGYAERKRRKRENDSASVIQRNFRKHLRMVGSRRVKAQTFAERRERSFSRSWSDPTPMKADTSHDSRDSSDLQSSHCTLDEACEDLDWDTEKGLEAMACNTEGFLPPKVMLISSKVPKAEYIPTIIRRDDPSIIPILYDHEHATFEDILEEIEKKLNIYHKGAKIWKMLIFCQGGPGHLYLLKNKVATFAKVEKEEDMIHFWKRLSRLMSKVNPEPNVIHIMGCYILGNPNGEKLFQNLRTLMTPYKVTFESPLELSAQGKQMIETYFDFRLYRLWKSRQHSKLLDFDDVL, encoded by the exons ATGGGTGCCGCCGCCTCCAGGAGGAGGGCGCTGAGGAGCGAGGCCATGTCCTCGGTAGCGGCCAAAGTAAG AGCAGCCCGAGCGTTTGGAGAGTACCTGTCCCAGAGTCACCCTGAGAACCGCAACGGTGCAG ACCACCTGCTGGCTGACGCCTACTCTGGCCACGACGGGTCCCCCGAGATGCAGCCTGCCCCCCAGAACAAGCGCCGCCTCTCTCTCGTCTCCAATGGCCGCTATGAGGGCAGCATCTCAGAGGAGGCAGTCCACGGGAAGCCGGCTCCAGAGGGCCCTCAGCCCCGTGTGTACACCATCTCTCGAGAGCCAGCCCTGCTGCCCGGCTCTGAAGCTGAAGCCATTGAGCTGGCAGTGGTAAAGGGGCGGAGGCAGCGGGAGCGGCGCCCTCACCACCATAGCCAGCCCCTGCGTGCCAGCCCGGGCAGCAGCCGTGAGGACATCAGCAGGCCCTGCCAAAGCTGGGCAGGCAGCCGCCAGGGCTCCAAAGAATGCCCAGGATGTGCCCAGCTGGTCCCTGGTCCCTCCCCTCGGGCCTTTGGGCTGGAACAGCCACCTCTACCTGAGGCTTCTGGCCGCCACAAGAAGCTGGAGAGGATGTATAGTGTTGATCGAGTGTCTG ATGAGGTCCCCATCCGTACCTGGTTCCCCAAGGAAAACCTTTTCAGCTTCCAGACGGCAACCACAACTATGCAAGC CATCTC GGTATTCAGGGGCTACGCGGAGAGGAAGCGTCGGAAACGGGAGAATGATTCCGCGTCTGTAATCCAGAG GAACTTCCGCAAACACCTGCGCATGGTTGGCAGTCGGCGGGTGAAGGCCCAGA CGTTCGCCGAGCGGCGCGAACGGAGCTTCAGCCGGTCCTGGAGCGACCCCACCCCTATGAAAGCCGACACCTCCCACGACTCCCGAGACA GCAGTGACCTGCAGAGCTCACACTGTACCCTGGATGAGGCTTGTGAGGACCTGgactgggacacagagaaaggcCTGGAGGCCATGGCCTGTAACACTGAGGGCTTCTTGCCACCCAAGGTCATG CTGATCTCCTCCAAGGTGCCAAAAGCCGAGTACATCCCTACCATCATCCGCCGGGATGATCCCTCCATCATCCCCATCCTCTAC GACCATGAGCATGCAACATTCGAGGACATCCTGG AGGAGATAGAGAAGAAACTGAACATCTACCACAAAGGGGCCAAGATCTGGAAGATGCTGATTTTCTGCCAG GGCGGCCCTGGACACCTTTATTTGCTCAAGAACAAGGTGGCCACCTTTGCCaaagtggagaaggaagaggacatgatCCA CTTCTGGAAGAGATTGAGCCGCCTGATGAGCAAAGTGAACCCAGAGCCGAATGTCATCCATATCATGGGCTGCTACATTCTGGGGAACCCCAACGGGGAGAAG TTATTCCAGAACCTCAGGACCCTCATGACTCCTTACAAGGTTACCTTTGAGTCACCCCTGGAGCTGTCTGCCCAAG ggaaGCAGATGATTGAGACCTACTTCGACTTCCGGCTTTATCGCCTGTGGAAGAGCCGCCAGCACTCAAAACTGCTGGACTTTGATGACGTCCTGTGA
- the Nsmf gene encoding NMDA receptor synaptonuclear signaling and neuronal migration factor isoform X4 — translation MGAAASRRRALRSEAMSSVAAKVRAARAFGEYLSQSHPENRNGADHLLADAYSGHDGSPEMQPAPQNKRRLSLVSNGRYEGSISEEAVHGKPAPEGPQPRVYTISREPALLPGSEAEAIELAVVKGRRQRERRPHHHSQPLRASPGSSREDISRPCQSWAGSRQGSKECPGCAQLVPGPSPRAFGLEQPPLPEASGRHKKLERMYSVDRVSDEVPIRTWFPKENLFSFQTATTTMQAISVFRGYAERKRRKRENDSASVIQRNFRKHLRMVGSRRVKAQSSDLQSSHCTLDEACEDLDWDTEKGLEAMACNTEGFLPPKVMLISSKVPKAEYIPTIIRRDDPSIIPILYDHEHATFEDILEEIEKKLNIYHKGAKIWKMLIFCQGGPGHLYLLKNKVATFAKVEKEEDMIHFWKRLSRLMSKVNPEPNVIHIMGCYILGNPNGEKLFQNLRTLMTPYKVTFESPLELSAQGKQMIETYFDFRLYRLWKSRQHSKLLDFDDVL, via the exons ATGGGTGCCGCCGCCTCCAGGAGGAGGGCGCTGAGGAGCGAGGCCATGTCCTCGGTAGCGGCCAAAGTAAG AGCAGCCCGAGCGTTTGGAGAGTACCTGTCCCAGAGTCACCCTGAGAACCGCAACGGTGCAG ACCACCTGCTGGCTGACGCCTACTCTGGCCACGACGGGTCCCCCGAGATGCAGCCTGCCCCCCAGAACAAGCGCCGCCTCTCTCTCGTCTCCAATGGCCGCTATGAGGGCAGCATCTCAGAGGAGGCAGTCCACGGGAAGCCGGCTCCAGAGGGCCCTCAGCCCCGTGTGTACACCATCTCTCGAGAGCCAGCCCTGCTGCCCGGCTCTGAAGCTGAAGCCATTGAGCTGGCAGTGGTAAAGGGGCGGAGGCAGCGGGAGCGGCGCCCTCACCACCATAGCCAGCCCCTGCGTGCCAGCCCGGGCAGCAGCCGTGAGGACATCAGCAGGCCCTGCCAAAGCTGGGCAGGCAGCCGCCAGGGCTCCAAAGAATGCCCAGGATGTGCCCAGCTGGTCCCTGGTCCCTCCCCTCGGGCCTTTGGGCTGGAACAGCCACCTCTACCTGAGGCTTCTGGCCGCCACAAGAAGCTGGAGAGGATGTATAGTGTTGATCGAGTGTCTG ATGAGGTCCCCATCCGTACCTGGTTCCCCAAGGAAAACCTTTTCAGCTTCCAGACGGCAACCACAACTATGCAAGC CATCTC GGTATTCAGGGGCTACGCGGAGAGGAAGCGTCGGAAACGGGAGAATGATTCCGCGTCTGTAATCCAGAG GAACTTCCGCAAACACCTGCGCATGGTTGGCAGTCGGCGGGTGAAGGCCCAGA GCAGTGACCTGCAGAGCTCACACTGTACCCTGGATGAGGCTTGTGAGGACCTGgactgggacacagagaaaggcCTGGAGGCCATGGCCTGTAACACTGAGGGCTTCTTGCCACCCAAGGTCATG CTGATCTCCTCCAAGGTGCCAAAAGCCGAGTACATCCCTACCATCATCCGCCGGGATGATCCCTCCATCATCCCCATCCTCTAC GACCATGAGCATGCAACATTCGAGGACATCCTGG AGGAGATAGAGAAGAAACTGAACATCTACCACAAAGGGGCCAAGATCTGGAAGATGCTGATTTTCTGCCAG GGCGGCCCTGGACACCTTTATTTGCTCAAGAACAAGGTGGCCACCTTTGCCaaagtggagaaggaagaggacatgatCCA CTTCTGGAAGAGATTGAGCCGCCTGATGAGCAAAGTGAACCCAGAGCCGAATGTCATCCATATCATGGGCTGCTACATTCTGGGGAACCCCAACGGGGAGAAG TTATTCCAGAACCTCAGGACCCTCATGACTCCTTACAAGGTTACCTTTGAGTCACCCCTGGAGCTGTCTGCCCAAG ggaaGCAGATGATTGAGACCTACTTCGACTTCCGGCTTTATCGCCTGTGGAAGAGCCGCCAGCACTCAAAACTGCTGGACTTTGATGACGTCCTGTGA